In a genomic window of Deinococcus ruber:
- a CDS encoding NADP oxidoreductase: MTSSSVPSTFSAARPLRVLVIGSGPSGIFSAEALIKQSLVPVDVDVLDRLPTPYGLVRYGVAPDHLKIKSVTAGFDRTLSDARVRFLGNVEFGKDLTYDEARSHYDALVYTFGASADRRLGIPGEDLMGSLSATEFVAWYNGHPDAAARDMLLHAAGVAVVGVGNVALDVSRILSKTTAELHESDIAPHALDALAQSHVRDVWVLGRRGAAQAKFTTKELREFGELEQADVVVKPAEIALSEAEEAGITDNTVKKNVEVLRDFAGRVPQGKPRRVHLRFLVSPVEILGDEEGRVRGLKVERNRLDEAGNAVGTGEFEVLPVQMVLRSVGYRGVALSGVPFDERRGVIPNEEGRVTGRSGEYTAGWIKRGPSGVIGTNKADATESMKLLLQDAENGQISPAPQTARSAVDALLHSKGVDVVTLTDWQSLDAYEREQGAALGRPRAKVTHKMHMIDIIRKLRGSHVE, translated from the coding sequence ATGACCTCTTCCAGCGTTCCATCCACCTTCAGCGCTGCCAGGCCGCTCCGCGTACTGGTGATCGGCAGCGGCCCCAGCGGCATCTTCAGCGCCGAGGCCCTGATCAAGCAGAGCCTCGTGCCGGTGGATGTGGACGTGCTGGACAGGTTGCCCACACCCTACGGCCTGGTGCGTTACGGCGTGGCCCCCGACCATCTGAAGATCAAGAGCGTGACGGCAGGCTTTGACCGTACGCTGTCTGACGCACGCGTGCGCTTTCTGGGCAACGTGGAATTTGGCAAAGACCTGACCTACGACGAGGCCAGGAGCCACTACGACGCGCTGGTCTATACCTTCGGGGCCAGCGCAGATCGGCGGCTGGGCATTCCCGGTGAAGACCTGATGGGCAGCCTGAGCGCCACCGAGTTCGTGGCCTGGTACAACGGCCACCCCGACGCGGCAGCCCGCGACATGCTGCTTCACGCAGCGGGGGTGGCGGTAGTGGGTGTGGGCAACGTGGCACTGGACGTGAGCCGCATCCTGTCGAAGACGACGGCAGAGCTGCACGAATCCGACATCGCGCCGCACGCACTGGACGCGCTGGCGCAGAGCCACGTGCGCGACGTGTGGGTGCTGGGTCGGCGTGGGGCGGCGCAGGCCAAATTCACCACCAAGGAGTTGCGCGAGTTCGGGGAGCTGGAACAGGCCGACGTGGTGGTGAAGCCCGCCGAGATTGCCCTGAGCGAAGCCGAAGAAGCGGGCATCACCGACAACACGGTGAAGAAGAATGTCGAGGTGTTGCGCGACTTCGCCGGACGCGTGCCGCAGGGCAAGCCGCGCCGTGTGCATCTGCGCTTTCTGGTGTCGCCCGTCGAAATTCTGGGAGACGAAGAGGGCCGGGTTCGTGGCCTGAAAGTCGAGCGCAACCGTCTGGACGAGGCGGGCAACGCGGTGGGCACCGGAGAATTCGAGGTTCTGCCAGTCCAGATGGTGCTGCGGAGCGTGGGCTACCGGGGCGTGGCGCTCTCGGGCGTGCCCTTCGACGAGCGGCGCGGCGTCATTCCCAACGAGGAAGGCCGGGTGACGGGGCGCAGCGGCGAGTACACCGCAGGCTGGATCAAGCGCGGGCCGAGCGGCGTGATCGGCACCAACAAGGCCGACGCCACCGAGAGCATGAAACTGCTGCTTCAGGACGCCGAGAACGGCCAGATATCGCCCGCCCCGCAGACCGCACGCAGCGCCGTAGACGCTCTGCTGCACAGCAAAGGCGTGGACGTGGTGACCCTGACCGACTGGC
- a CDS encoding DinB family protein, protein MTQPNQPAVRLSGPEGARQLRVFGDTPAQIREQMELAFDRFEASIPAHQGHWLTAPSAGRWSPAQVTEHVIIVNEGVAKLLRLLLSDKALRELPRTPGVQQGNRYQAPAYLQPGEGQSWEALQPRWQANRELLRELSAHLESADPSRRMFHPFYDDMDAHDWTRMVTGHLRQHRRQLEE, encoded by the coding sequence ATGACACAGCCCAATCAACCTGCCGTGCGCCTGTCGGGGCCAGAGGGAGCGCGGCAACTCCGGGTCTTCGGAGACACGCCCGCGCAGATCAGAGAGCAGATGGAGCTGGCTTTCGACCGCTTCGAGGCCAGCATTCCGGCCCACCAGGGGCACTGGCTGACCGCGCCTTCAGCGGGCCGCTGGAGTCCGGCTCAGGTCACGGAACATGTCATCATCGTGAATGAGGGGGTGGCAAAACTGCTGCGCCTCTTGCTGTCCGATAAGGCGCTGCGCGAGTTGCCGCGTACTCCCGGCGTGCAGCAGGGCAACCGGTATCAGGCTCCGGCCTATCTGCAACCCGGCGAGGGCCAGTCCTGGGAAGCGCTGCAACCCCGCTGGCAGGCGAACCGCGAACTGCTGCGAGAGCTGAGCGCCCATCTGGAAAGCGCCGACCCGTCGCGCCGGATGTTTCACCCCTTCTATGACGATATGGACGCGCACGACTGGACGCGTATGGTCACAGGTCATCTGCGGCAGCACCGCCGCCAGCTCGAGGAATAA
- the fdhD gene encoding formate dehydrogenase accessory sulfurtransferase FdhD: MSGPQLDFFAVRRYTGEKWEDLSDAVAVEEPLELRVGTAAESVPLSVMMRTPGHDLELVRGWLHAEGLLGAVSTISVLPGAPNVLLLEGDTATLLAAQRGSVTSSACGVCGSGSVERLMLRVAAPVWTAPPLSPAVIRKLPELLRTAQPAFQASGGLHAAGVFEASGRLLHAFEDVGRHNAVDKVVGAALTQLPLSNRVLVTSSRAGFEIVQKALLAGVAVVVTVGAPSSLAVETAISLGLTLVGFVRGERFNVYAGAERLNLG; the protein is encoded by the coding sequence GTGAGCGGCCCGCAGCTCGATTTTTTCGCGGTGCGCCGGTATACGGGCGAAAAGTGGGAAGACCTGAGCGACGCGGTGGCGGTGGAAGAACCGCTGGAACTGCGCGTGGGCACAGCCGCCGAGAGTGTGCCGCTCAGCGTGATGATGAGGACGCCGGGGCATGATCTGGAGCTGGTGCGCGGCTGGCTGCACGCAGAAGGCCTGTTGGGAGCCGTCTCGACCATTTCGGTACTGCCCGGTGCCCCCAACGTGCTGCTGCTGGAAGGCGACACGGCAACCCTGCTGGCGGCCCAGCGCGGCAGCGTCACTTCGAGTGCCTGCGGCGTGTGTGGCAGTGGCAGCGTCGAGCGGCTGATGCTGCGGGTGGCCGCGCCCGTGTGGACCGCGCCGCCCCTCTCCCCCGCCGTCATCCGGAAGCTACCAGAGCTGCTGAGGACCGCCCAGCCCGCGTTTCAGGCCAGTGGTGGACTGCACGCGGCGGGCGTGTTCGAGGCCTCTGGTCGGCTGCTGCACGCTTTCGAAGACGTGGGGCGACACAACGCCGTCGATAAAGTGGTGGGGGCGGCGCTGACACAGTTGCCGCTCAGCAACCGCGTGCTGGTGACCAGCAGCCGCGCCGGATTCGAGATCGTGCAGAAGGCGCTGCTGGCGGGCGTCGCCGTGGTCGTCACGGTGGGCGCTCCGTCGAGCCTCGCGGTGGAAACGGCCATCAGCCTGGGCCTGACGCTGGTGGGTTTCGTGCGTGGCGAGCGATTCAACGTGTACGCGGGGGCCGAGCGGCTGAACCTCGGCTGA
- a CDS encoding class I SAM-dependent rRNA methyltransferase has translation MKVTIKAAAERRIRGRYPFGHRGDILNAESGIGAGDVVDVYAESGPFLGRGYFNEGGATPLRMLTSKRENIDEAFYRRRIREALSRREGRIVGTNAMRVLHAEADGTPGIVADLFGEVLSVQFRNAGVERHRSQILKALQAETGATAAFERSDTGERSREGLEQQTGLLWGDVPERVTFYEDDLELYFQPLAAQKTGFYLDQRDNRRLMRGLVKEGEGFLDVYSYTGGFSLHAARAGARALAIDQDGVALQTLEGAARANRVSVGLRMGDALDVLKALESERQTFGAAVLDPPTLAKRRDDIPKAKRIFTEGATRALRMLKPGGVLLISTCAHYIRVEDLLDAARVAASEAECNAEVRGTTYQPADHPHMLNVPESLYLKSILLQKE, from the coding sequence ATGAAAGTGACGATCAAGGCGGCGGCGGAGCGGCGCATCCGGGGGCGCTATCCCTTCGGGCACCGGGGCGACATCCTGAATGCCGAGTCGGGTATCGGAGCGGGCGACGTGGTGGACGTGTACGCCGAGAGCGGGCCGTTTCTGGGGCGCGGCTATTTCAATGAAGGCGGGGCCACACCGCTGCGAATGCTGACGAGCAAGCGCGAGAACATCGACGAAGCGTTTTATCGCCGCCGGATTCGTGAGGCGCTCAGCCGCCGCGAAGGGCGCATTGTCGGCACCAACGCCATGCGCGTGCTGCACGCCGAGGCCGACGGCACGCCCGGCATCGTGGCCGACCTGTTCGGGGAGGTGCTGAGCGTGCAGTTCAGAAACGCGGGCGTCGAGCGCCACCGTTCGCAGATTCTGAAGGCGCTTCAGGCCGAAACCGGGGCCACCGCCGCCTTCGAGCGCAGCGACACCGGAGAGCGCAGCCGCGAAGGGCTGGAGCAGCAGACGGGCCTGCTGTGGGGCGACGTGCCGGAGCGCGTGACGTTCTACGAAGACGATCTGGAGCTGTATTTCCAGCCGCTCGCCGCCCAGAAGACCGGCTTTTACCTCGATCAGCGCGACAATCGCCGCCTGATGCGCGGACTGGTGAAAGAGGGCGAGGGCTTTCTGGACGTGTACAGCTACACCGGGGGCTTCAGCCTGCACGCGGCGCGGGCCGGAGCGCGGGCGCTGGCAATCGATCAGGACGGGGTGGCGCTGCAAACGCTGGAGGGAGCCGCACGCGCCAACCGCGTCTCGGTGGGCCTGCGGATGGGCGACGCGCTCGACGTGCTGAAGGCGCTGGAATCCGAACGACAGACCTTTGGCGCAGCTGTTCTCGATCCGCCCACGCTCGCCAAACGCCGCGACGATATCCCCAAGGCCAAGCGCATCTTTACCGAGGGAGCGACCCGCGCCCTGCGAATGCTGAAGCCGGGCGGCGTGCTGCTCATCAGCACCTGCGCCCATTACATCCGTGTCGAAGACCTGCTGGACGCGGCGCGGGTGGCGGCGAGCGAGGCCGAATGCAACGCCGAGGTTCGGGGCACCACGTATCAGCCCGCCGACCATCCGCACATGCTGAACGTGCCGGAGAGCCTGTACCTCAAGAGCATCCTGCTGCAAAAGGAGTAA
- a CDS encoding phosphotransferase, with protein MSERFLADAVLLNSGGREVARLERLEISQESAQALTQAVEQRWGQAVWLLHDGGLELGRRGTAARFEVQGKGGAVLPGVPNDRPWQRPGWRAQIGAWLETELNESPQRLTVIHASDIGCVLSMETGQGRRYFKAGEDGREVRAALEAARLFPTLTPEILAADEQRGWLLTRDAGVCLLTSVRLDDWRGGVARLTQVQQGASFAGVPIHRFAELPARAEALLLDTAALTHWGLNTEQLRFVQALLSPFWAAYEHVAALGLPDTPAHGDFHPNNVLIDAEGVVRLFDWSEGCTQHPLLDLGWLLAFVQHPARAEHPVRMALPELAQTLWRDWLSAWKLTTALRWQDAALVALIHRAVVYDARYRSWTGSVPGFRPQFTPYYLNMARHFA; from the coding sequence ATGTCCGAACGCTTTCTCGCTGATGCCGTGCTGCTGAATTCCGGAGGGCGCGAGGTCGCCCGGCTGGAGAGACTGGAGATCTCTCAAGAGAGTGCCCAGGCTCTGACGCAGGCGGTGGAGCAACGCTGGGGGCAGGCGGTCTGGCTGCTGCATGACGGCGGCCTGGAACTGGGGCGGCGCGGCACTGCGGCCCGCTTCGAGGTGCAGGGGAAAGGCGGCGCAGTGCTGCCCGGTGTGCCGAATGACCGGCCCTGGCAGCGCCCCGGCTGGCGGGCACAGATAGGCGCGTGGCTGGAAACGGAGCTGAACGAGTCCCCGCAGCGGCTGACTGTGATTCATGCGTCTGATATCGGCTGCGTGCTGAGCATGGAAACCGGGCAGGGGCGCAGGTATTTCAAGGCGGGCGAGGACGGGCGCGAGGTGCGGGCGGCGCTGGAGGCAGCACGGCTGTTCCCCACGCTGACCCCTGAAATACTGGCCGCCGATGAGCAGCGCGGCTGGCTGCTGACACGGGATGCCGGAGTCTGCCTGCTGACTTCTGTGCGGCTGGACGACTGGCGCGGGGGCGTGGCTCGGCTGACACAGGTGCAGCAGGGTGCGAGCTTTGCAGGCGTGCCCATTCACCGTTTCGCGGAGCTGCCCGCCCGCGCCGAAGCGCTGCTGCTCGACACGGCGGCGCTCACGCACTGGGGCCTGAATACCGAGCAACTTCGATTCGTTCAGGCGCTGCTCTCCCCTTTTTGGGCCGCCTACGAACACGTAGCTGCGCTCGGCCTGCCTGACACGCCCGCGCACGGCGATTTCCATCCGAACAATGTGCTGATAGACGCGGAGGGTGTGGTGCGGCTTTTTGACTGGAGCGAAGGCTGCACCCAGCACCCCCTGCTCGATCTCGGCTGGCTGCTGGCCTTCGTGCAGCACCCGGCGAGGGCCGAACATCCGGTTCGAATGGCCCTTCCCGAGCTGGCGCAGACGCTGTGGCGCGACTGGCTGAGCGCCTGGAAGCTGACCACGGCGCTGCGCTGGCAGGACGCCGCGCTGGTGGCCCTGATTCACCGGGCCGTGGTCTACGACGCCCGCTACCGGAGCTGGACGGGCAGCGTACCGGGATTTCGCCCGCAGTTCACACCGTATTATCTGAACATGGCGCGGCATTTCGCGTAG
- the coaE gene encoding dephospho-CoA kinase (Dephospho-CoA kinase (CoaE) performs the final step in coenzyme A biosynthesis.), translating into MLGLTGSIGAGKSTAANILRKHGLTVLDADAAAHTLSRSLEVQTEVARQLGPQYVTADGFDRAALAALVFADPAKRDVLNAILHPRVRALLGQQTAEAAARGEAWVVQDVPLLFEGDGWRQMHATLLIDAPLELRTLRVMKRSGLDRETVLARDAAQMPAEQKRRLATVVVDNSGDEAQLEAGLLEALRELGIRE; encoded by the coding sequence ATGCTGGGTCTGACCGGTTCGATAGGCGCGGGCAAAAGCACTGCTGCCAACATCCTGCGGAAACACGGCCTGACGGTGCTGGACGCCGACGCTGCTGCCCACACCCTGAGCCGCAGTCTTGAGGTGCAGACCGAGGTGGCGCGGCAACTGGGGCCACAGTACGTCACCGCAGACGGCTTTGACCGGGCCGCCCTCGCCGCCCTGGTCTTTGCCGATCCGGCCAAGCGAGACGTGCTGAACGCCATTCTTCATCCACGGGTTCGCGCCCTGCTGGGCCAGCAGACCGCCGAGGCCGCCGCACGCGGCGAAGCGTGGGTGGTGCAGGACGTACCGCTGCTGTTTGAAGGCGACGGCTGGCGACAGATGCACGCGACCCTGCTGATCGACGCCCCGCTGGAACTGCGAACCCTGCGCGTGATGAAGCGCAGCGGTCTGGACCGCGAAACCGTGCTGGCCCGCGACGCCGCCCAGATGCCAGCCGAGCAGAAACGCAGACTGGCGACGGTGGTGGTGGACAACTCCGGCGACGAGGCACAGCTGGAGGCCGGATTACTGGAAGCGCTCCGGGAGTTGGGCATCCGGGAATAA
- a CDS encoding tetratricopeptide repeat protein, protein MKRRVLCLLAPLSLAALSIAAAQTPPTQAPATQAAPVVPAKPVAPARTIPAANYVALGVYYYDQGNYDSAYVAFRAASEQDPKNAEALLGLGRTQAKLRLYTASLDTLKKLVALDARNISGYIALAQAYQAQYVGTSDRKNVTTNLDDALKVLTDAETATRAVAGADQDINLSKVYNERGYVYRLKGDATSAIAAFKQASTLNPNNSVILYNLGDMYYATGDLNAAIDSLQQAVIADPRDAYSRAYYAKLLALSGNTAAARPEAAQAARLSPTNAYAVGQYGVVSYLAKDTALASNQLQAAIKLDPLRYPEFYYYLGRLELDQGQLQAARGDLTKAAALASTSWEYVYYLGLSYERGQGALAPDKVKAMENYQKALALNPDYKLAQDGLNRVK, encoded by the coding sequence GTGAAAAGGCGCGTCCTCTGTCTGCTTGCTCCCCTGAGTCTTGCCGCCCTGAGTATCGCGGCAGCTCAGACTCCTCCCACTCAGGCTCCTGCCACCCAGGCTGCCCCGGTGGTGCCCGCCAAGCCTGTGGCTCCGGCCCGCACGATTCCTGCTGCCAATTACGTGGCGCTGGGCGTGTACTACTACGATCAGGGCAACTACGACAGCGCGTATGTGGCGTTCCGGGCAGCCTCCGAACAGGACCCCAAGAATGCTGAAGCGCTGCTGGGGCTGGGGCGAACTCAGGCCAAGCTGCGGCTGTATACGGCCTCGCTCGATACCCTGAAGAAGCTGGTGGCGCTCGATGCCCGCAATATCAGCGGATATATCGCACTGGCGCAGGCGTATCAGGCGCAGTACGTCGGAACCAGCGACCGCAAAAATGTGACGACCAACCTCGATGACGCCCTGAAGGTGCTCACCGACGCCGAAACCGCCACCCGCGCCGTCGCCGGGGCCGATCAGGACATCAATCTGTCGAAGGTCTACAACGAGCGGGGCTACGTGTACCGCCTCAAAGGGGACGCGACCTCTGCAATTGCAGCTTTCAAGCAGGCCAGCACCCTCAATCCCAACAACTCGGTGATCCTGTACAACCTGGGCGACATGTATTACGCGACGGGCGACCTGAACGCCGCCATCGACAGTCTGCAACAGGCCGTGATTGCCGATCCACGCGACGCCTACAGCCGCGCCTACTACGCCAAACTGCTGGCGCTGAGCGGCAACACCGCCGCCGCCCGTCCGGAAGCGGCGCAGGCTGCCCGGCTGTCGCCCACCAACGCCTACGCAGTCGGACAGTACGGCGTGGTCAGCTACCTCGCCAAAGACACGGCGCTGGCCTCCAACCAGCTTCAGGCCGCGATCAAGCTCGATCCGCTGCGCTACCCCGAGTTCTACTACTACCTCGGGCGGCTGGAACTCGACCAGGGGCAGCTCCAGGCAGCCCGCGGCGATCTGACCAAGGCGGCAGCCCTCGCCAGCACCAGCTGGGAATACGTGTATTACCTGGGCCTGTCGTATGAACGCGGCCAGGGCGCACTTGCTCCCGATAAGGTCAAGGCGATGGAAAACTATCAGAAGGCGCTGGCTCTGAACCCCGATTACAAGCTCGCTCAGGACGGACTGAACCGGGTGAAGTAA
- the rpsB gene encoding 30S ribosomal protein S2 encodes MSYIGMKQLLEAGVHFGHETKRWNPKFKRFIFAERNGIFIIDLQKTLKQIDRSFDYIKDLSERGGTILFVGTKKQAQEIVELEARRTGMPYVTSRWLGGMLTNFRTMRTRVTRLDELDELFESGRINDRPKAERIQLGGERDRLLRYVGGIRKMTRLPDALFIVDPTKEIIAVQEANKLGIPVVALADTDSDPDVLDYIVPGNDDAIRSIQLIAHRVGDLIVEARGGGEEVASEGAEQGTDASDQDSVQA; translated from the coding sequence ATGTCGTACATCGGAATGAAGCAGTTGTTGGAAGCGGGCGTGCACTTCGGCCACGAAACCAAGCGTTGGAACCCCAAGTTCAAGCGCTTCATCTTCGCCGAGCGCAACGGTATTTTCATCATCGATCTCCAGAAGACCCTGAAGCAGATCGACCGCAGCTTTGATTACATCAAGGACCTGTCGGAGCGCGGCGGCACCATCCTGTTCGTGGGCACCAAGAAGCAGGCCCAGGAAATCGTGGAGCTGGAAGCCCGCCGCACCGGTATGCCCTACGTCACGAGCCGCTGGCTCGGCGGCATGCTCACGAACTTCCGCACCATGCGGACCCGTGTGACCCGCCTCGACGAGCTCGATGAACTGTTCGAGAGTGGCCGCATCAACGACCGTCCCAAGGCTGAGCGCATTCAGCTGGGCGGCGAGCGCGACCGCCTGCTGCGCTACGTGGGCGGCATCCGCAAGATGACCCGTCTGCCCGACGCCCTGTTCATCGTCGATCCCACCAAGGAGATCATCGCGGTGCAGGAAGCCAACAAGCTGGGTATTCCGGTGGTGGCCCTGGCCGATACCGACAGCGATCCGGACGTGCTCGACTACATCGTGCCCGGTAACGACGACGCCATCCGCAGCATTCAGCTCATCGCGCACCGCGTCGGCGATCTGATCGTGGAGGCACGTGGCGGCGGCGAGGAAGTTGCCAGCGAAGGTGCCGAGCAGGGTACCGACGCCAGCGACCAGGACTCCGTCCAGGCGTAA
- the tsf gene encoding translation elongation factor Ts: protein MMESIKKLREMTGAGMMDVKKALSDAEGNEDKAIALLRERGIVKAAKKSDREASEGLVRFSMNGQNAAIVEVNSETDFVARNSDFQALVQMLADAALKAKTSDVEEFKAFVLDGGDTVGNEVAAAAGRIGENLVLKRVAYVEGQNVAGYVHSNGKIGVLVDLAGGSEAQAKDVALHVAAERPQYLSRDEVNAEDIEKEREVLTNKAINEGKNPELAAKIVNGQIGKFYEERVLGEQKFVKDNSLTVNKYLGDNSVKRFVRFEIGN from the coding sequence ATGATGGAGTCAATCAAGAAGCTGCGCGAGATGACCGGCGCGGGCATGATGGATGTCAAGAAGGCACTTTCGGACGCCGAGGGCAACGAGGACAAGGCCATTGCGCTGCTGCGTGAGCGCGGCATCGTCAAGGCGGCCAAGAAGTCTGACCGCGAGGCCAGCGAGGGTCTGGTGCGCTTCAGCATGAACGGCCAGAACGCCGCCATCGTGGAAGTGAACAGCGAGACCGATTTCGTGGCCCGCAACAGCGATTTCCAGGCGCTCGTGCAGATGCTGGCCGATGCCGCCCTGAAGGCCAAGACCAGCGACGTGGAAGAGTTTAAGGCCTTCGTGCTGGACGGCGGCGACACCGTGGGCAACGAGGTCGCGGCGGCGGCTGGGCGCATCGGTGAGAACCTGGTGCTCAAGCGCGTGGCCTACGTCGAGGGTCAGAATGTGGCTGGATACGTCCACAGCAACGGCAAGATCGGTGTGCTGGTCGATCTGGCTGGCGGCAGCGAGGCACAGGCCAAAGACGTGGCCCTGCACGTGGCTGCCGAGCGCCCTCAGTACCTCAGCCGCGACGAAGTCAACGCCGAGGACATCGAGAAAGAGCGCGAAGTGCTGACCAACAAGGCGATCAACGAGGGCAAGAACCCCGAACTGGCCGCCAAGATCGTGAACGGTCAGATCGGGAAGTTCTACGAAGAGCGCGTGCTGGGCGAGCAGAAGTTCGTCAAGGACAACAGCCTCACCGTGAACAAGTACCTGGGCGACAACAGCGTCAAGCGCTTCGTTCGCTTCGAGATCGGCAACTAA
- the pyrH gene encoding UMP kinase: MYKRVILKVSGEFLAGTQGYGIDPEQALTLARSIVAALEGTPVELAIVIGGGNLWRGARNGSGMDAATADYIGMLGTVMNAMALQDAMEQAGRPTRVMTAIQMAQVAEPYIRRRAMRHLEKGRVVIFGGGNGAPFFTTDTTATLRALEIGAEVVLMAKNRVDGVYNSDPRKNPDATRYDQLTHLQVVEQRLEVMDATAITLCMDRGLDIVVFDIFEEGNLRRLFHGERVGTLISSR, translated from the coding sequence ATGTACAAACGGGTCATCCTGAAGGTATCGGGAGAGTTTCTGGCAGGAACACAGGGGTACGGCATCGACCCCGAGCAGGCGCTGACGCTGGCCCGCAGCATCGTGGCGGCGCTGGAGGGCACACCTGTCGAACTCGCCATCGTGATCGGCGGCGGCAACCTGTGGCGCGGAGCACGGAACGGTTCGGGCATGGACGCGGCCACGGCCGACTACATCGGCATGCTCGGCACCGTCATGAACGCGATGGCGCTGCAAGACGCGATGGAGCAGGCCGGGCGACCCACCCGCGTCATGACCGCCATTCAGATGGCACAGGTGGCCGAGCCGTATATCCGCCGCCGCGCCATGCGCCACCTGGAAAAAGGCCGGGTCGTGATTTTTGGGGGTGGCAACGGCGCACCCTTCTTTACCACCGATACCACCGCCACGCTGCGGGCGCTGGAAATCGGGGCAGAAGTGGTACTGATGGCAAAAAACCGTGTGGATGGCGTGTACAACAGCGATCCGCGCAAGAACCCGGACGCCACGCGCTACGATCAGCTCACGCATCTTCAGGTGGTCGAGCAGCGCCTGGAGGTCATGGACGCCACCGCCATCACGCTCTGTATGGACCGGGGCCTGGATATCGTGGTCTTCGACATCTTCGAGGAGGGAAATCTGCGCCGTCTGTTCCACGGGGAGCGCGTCGGCACCCTGATTTCCAGCCGCTGA
- the frr gene encoding ribosome recycling factor has protein sequence MDMKDIMKDARERMGKAIEALEGSLSVLRTGRANPGILKKIVVDYYGAPTPIDQLANITTPDPRTLNIQPWDRNAISAIERAIRDSDLGLNPNNKGDAIFITLPVLTEERRRDLVKNARSYAEDAKVAIRNIRKGGLDDLKKLEGVGEDEVKRGETDVQKITDEFIRRVDEVTARKEQDILG, from the coding sequence ATGGACATGAAAGACATCATGAAAGACGCGCGTGAGCGCATGGGCAAAGCTATCGAGGCTCTGGAAGGCAGTCTGTCGGTCCTCCGCACGGGCCGCGCCAACCCCGGCATCCTGAAGAAGATCGTGGTCGATTACTACGGCGCACCCACGCCCATCGACCAGCTCGCCAACATCACCACGCCCGACCCGCGCACCCTGAACATCCAGCCGTGGGACCGGAACGCCATCTCGGCCATCGAGCGGGCCATCCGTGACAGCGACCTGGGCCTGAACCCCAACAACAAGGGCGACGCCATCTTCATCACGCTGCCGGTGCTGACCGAGGAGCGCCGCCGCGACCTGGTCAAGAACGCCCGCAGCTACGCCGAAGATGCCAAGGTCGCGATCCGCAACATCCGCAAGGGTGGCCTGGACGACCTGAAGAAGCTGGAAGGCGTGGGCGAGGACGAGGTGAAGCGCGGCGAGACCGACGTGCAGAAGATCACCGACGAGTTCATCCGCAGAGTCGATGAGGTCACGGCCCGCAAGGAGCAGGACATCCTCGGGTGA
- a CDS encoding phosphatidate cytidylyltransferase: METLSSRVLTAIIGFALVIVAVYFGWVTLLPSLLLVAMLALREYIQMLDRRDLDVRRGSLYVFGAALLIASVPNLPLTPWFGGSWREVILGFALFYFLVVEVIRPGERPLERIVYSLFGLLYIPWLLGYFLLLRYTPNASDGLLYFALPLLATFATDIGGFFAGYYFGRRKLAPEVSPAKTVEGAVGGLVASFLLVVLVTRMAGIWSFSDAFVYAALVASASQLGDLSESLLKRSLGAKDSGNTLPGHGGMLDRLDSLLFAVPITYLFLQLGVF; encoded by the coding sequence ATGGAAACGCTGAGCAGCCGCGTACTGACGGCGATCATCGGGTTCGCGCTCGTGATCGTGGCGGTGTACTTCGGCTGGGTCACGCTGCTGCCGAGCCTGCTGCTGGTGGCGATGCTGGCGCTGCGCGAGTACATCCAGATGCTGGATCGCCGCGATCTGGACGTGCGCCGTGGCAGCCTGTACGTCTTTGGTGCGGCGCTGCTGATCGCCAGCGTGCCGAATCTGCCGCTTACGCCGTGGTTCGGCGGATCGTGGCGCGAGGTCATCCTGGGCTTCGCGCTGTTCTACTTTCTGGTCGTCGAGGTCATCCGGCCCGGCGAGCGCCCGCTGGAGCGCATCGTCTACAGTCTGTTCGGACTGCTGTACATTCCCTGGCTGCTGGGGTATTTCCTGCTGCTGCGGTATACGCCCAATGCCTCTGACGGGCTGCTGTACTTCGCGCTGCCGCTGCTGGCGACGTTTGCCACCGACATCGGCGGCTTTTTCGCCGGTTACTATTTCGGACGGCGCAAGCTGGCCCCGGAAGTCAGCCCCGCCAAGACTGTCGAGGGTGCCGTAGGCGGGCTGGTGGCGAGCTTCCTGCTGGTGGTGCTGGTCACGCGGATGGCGGGCATCTGGTCGTTCTCTGACGCGTTCGTGTATGCCGCGCTGGTCGCCAGTGCGTCGCAGCTCGGCGACCTCAGCGAGAGCCTGCTGAAGCGCTCGCTGGGGGCCAAAGACAGCGGCAATACCCTGCCGGGGCACGGCGGTATGCTCGACCGTCTCGACTCGCTGCTGTTCGCGGTGCCGATCACGTATCTGTTTTTGCAGCTCGGCGTGTTCTGA